From the Mycobacterium sp. DL592 genome, the window CAGGTACGGGGCCGACATCGTGACGCCTTCAGCCTTGAGCGCGGCGATCACTTCGGCGGAGGTATGAGGGCCGCGGCCGGGCGGATACACCGTGTCGAACAGGCGATTCAGGCGCGCGGCGAACGTCGTGCTCATCTCATTGACCTCCACATGCATAGAAGAGCGATCGTTTCCGTAGGCTTATTTGCTGATCATCGTAGCGACACATGTGCCGACAACCAAGTGCAAACTATCGCATAATTGACGCGGGCGGTCATTTTTGACCTCTGGGCAAACTTTTCTATGCGTCCGCGGCACCGCCGGCGCGGCCATCCCCGAATGGCGTTAGGCAAAGAATGCGGTGGTCGGGACGGGTCTGGCTCAGCATTGGGCCCGCCACCGGCCCGGGAGATACCGCCGGTACTGCTGGGCAACCACCTACGGAATCAGTTGCGGTCAATATTCGCTTTGCTGCGCTCAATTGTCGGGCTGCGGCGAGGTGGCCGGGGCGCCGTTCTGACGCCTGGCACGCCAGAACCGCAGCCCGCCGGCCCCAATGGCGGCCAGGGCCACCGCGGCGGTCGCGGTAATCGCGACCGTGCGCCAGCCCAGCGCGGCATCGAACAGCATCCAGAGGCCGAACAGCAGGAAGAGCAGGCTGGCCATCACGTGCAGGAGCCGTTCGGGCAGGCGGCGATGCAGTAGACGGCCCGCGGCGATCGCCACGCCGTCGGCGAGCACCATGCCCACGGTCGCGCCGATCCACACTCCGGCCCAGTTGTAGTCGCTTGCCAGTGCGACCGTGGCCAGCATCGTCTTATCGCCGAG encodes:
- a CDS encoding TMEM165/GDT1 family protein translates to MLTAALVSLGVVFLAELGDKSQLITMTYALRHRWWVVLSGVGIAAFLVHGVSVTIGHFLGLTLPERPIAFAAAIAFLGFAWWTWRETSADDEDPDTAPPPAEPRFVVLAVVSSFVLAELGDKTMLATVALASDYNWAGVWIGATVGMVLADGVAIAAGRLLHRRLPERLLHVMASLLFLLFGLWMLFDAALGWRTVAITATAAVALAAIGAGGLRFWRARRQNGAPATSPQPDN